The following proteins come from a genomic window of Edaphobacter sp. 4G125:
- the leuD gene encoding 3-isopropylmalate dehydratase small subunit, translating into MEPINIITSKAVPLPLPNIDTDQIIPKQFLKRIERTGYGEFLFFDWRYDLETPDHVEERKDFVLNKPEYKGAEILIAEKNFGCGSSREHAAWAINQYGFRAVIAPTFADIFFSNAGKNGIILVRLSEEDVQTLLDRCTKNPDHKLTINLEAQTVTDELGFNATFEIDPFRKYCLLNGLDDIGLTLRHTEALDKFESKHNKDFWSAPKTSKAS; encoded by the coding sequence ATGGAACCTATCAACATCATTACCTCGAAAGCCGTGCCGCTGCCACTGCCCAACATCGACACGGACCAGATCATCCCGAAGCAATTCCTCAAGCGCATCGAGCGTACAGGCTACGGCGAGTTCCTTTTCTTCGACTGGCGGTATGATCTCGAGACGCCGGATCACGTTGAGGAACGCAAAGATTTCGTACTGAATAAGCCCGAGTACAAAGGCGCCGAGATCCTCATCGCCGAGAAGAACTTCGGCTGCGGCAGTTCCCGCGAGCACGCGGCCTGGGCGATCAATCAGTACGGCTTCCGCGCTGTGATCGCTCCAACCTTTGCCGATATCTTCTTCTCAAACGCAGGCAAGAACGGCATTATCCTTGTCCGCCTCTCCGAAGAAGACGTCCAGACGCTACTTGATCGCTGCACGAAGAATCCCGACCACAAGCTGACGATCAATCTCGAAGCCCAGACTGTCACCGACGAGCTTGGCTTCAATGCAACCTTCGAGATCGATCCCTTCCGCAAGTACTGCCTGCTGAACGGACTGGATGACATCGGCTTGACGCTACGCCATACCGAGGCACTCGACAAATTCGAATCGAAACATAACAAGGATTTCTGGTCTGCACCCAAGACCTCCAAAGCTTCATAA
- the ilvN gene encoding acetolactate synthase small subunit encodes MLHTFVALVDDKPGVLTRVASLFRRLNVNIVSLTVGESEREGVSRMTIVCDAPEHAADRVRASLYKLEIVRDVDELGRSEAVIRELCLIKVAAGPTTPHGQHSRSQIFELANVFRARVVDLAPESIMLEMTGAASKIEGLLQVLRESNFEVLEVSRTGRMAMRRGHHTGRVLKALGTKTAEETPAAYPDRPETDDLPNQFAEDEA; translated from the coding sequence ATGCTCCACACTTTCGTAGCCCTCGTAGATGACAAGCCCGGCGTCCTAACCCGGGTCGCTTCCCTCTTTCGCCGTCTCAACGTCAACATCGTCTCGCTCACCGTCGGTGAGAGCGAGCGTGAGGGCGTCTCGCGCATGACTATCGTCTGCGACGCTCCTGAGCACGCTGCGGACCGCGTCCGGGCTTCGCTCTACAAGCTCGAGATCGTGCGCGATGTTGACGAACTCGGCCGCAGCGAAGCCGTCATCCGCGAGCTCTGCCTCATCAAGGTCGCCGCTGGCCCCACCACGCCGCACGGCCAGCACTCGCGATCGCAGATCTTCGAACTGGCCAATGTCTTCCGCGCGCGCGTCGTCGATCTCGCCCCCGAGTCCATCATGCTGGAGATGACCGGAGCGGCCAGCAAGATCGAAGGTCTTCTGCAGGTTCTGCGCGAATCGAATTTCGAGGTCCTTGAAGTTTCGCGTACAGGCCGTATGGCCATGCGTCGCGGGCATCATACCGGCCGCGTGCTGAAGGCTCTCGGCACAAAGACCGCTGAAGAAACACCCGCTGCGTATCCGGATCGTCCAGAGACCGACGATCTCCCTAACCAATTCGCAGAGGACGAAGCATAG
- the ilvB gene encoding biosynthetic-type acetolactate synthase large subunit produces MTDKNQHPTLTGAEILWATLVGEGVTTVFGYPGGAILPAYDALRKFPIHHVLTRHEQGAAHMADGYARASGKVGVAIATSGPGATNLVTGIATAMMDSTPIVCITGQVSSKVLGSDAFQEIDITGITLPITKHNFVATKPEHIAPMIREAFQIAASGRPGPVLVDITKDAQQGTAIFDFEDAAPAPYRPHPMLRAESAEMHRAIELMRASKRPVILAGHGITLSGAEQEVLNFAERYHVPVATTLLGLGSFPASHPLALGMMGMHGESWVNNAIQQADLLLAFGMRFDDRVTGNLASYAPHAKKIHIEIDPSEINKNVKVDVALIGDLKEVLNTMQPLIADPSYEKASDRHTTAEWLREIRAMKGDAAVRDIINLPDNGHLYAAHVINDIWQEAKAAGRLDKTIIATDVGQHQMWEAQYYKHEDPRTLITSGGLGTMGFALPAAIGAKMARPDCDVWCIAGDGGFQMTAAELSTIQQEGLHINVAVINNGFLGMVRQWQEAFYDKNYACSPILSPDFVKLADAHGIPGAHITQRKDVTTTVTQARTAPTAFVINFSVEKEDGVYPMIAPGAALHEMVRRPNPLIETAEDE; encoded by the coding sequence ATGACCGATAAAAATCAGCACCCCACCCTGACCGGAGCCGAGATACTCTGGGCCACGCTCGTAGGCGAAGGTGTCACCACGGTCTTCGGCTACCCCGGCGGAGCCATCCTTCCCGCCTACGACGCTCTGCGCAAGTTCCCCATTCACCATGTGCTCACGCGGCATGAGCAGGGCGCGGCGCACATGGCCGACGGCTACGCACGCGCTTCAGGCAAAGTCGGCGTCGCCATCGCCACTTCAGGCCCCGGTGCGACGAACCTCGTCACCGGCATCGCAACGGCGATGATGGACTCGACCCCCATCGTCTGCATCACTGGACAGGTCTCATCCAAGGTCCTTGGCAGCGACGCCTTCCAGGAGATTGACATCACCGGCATCACTCTGCCGATCACAAAACACAACTTCGTCGCAACCAAGCCAGAGCACATTGCGCCCATGATCCGTGAGGCCTTCCAGATCGCTGCCTCTGGCCGTCCAGGCCCTGTGCTGGTCGACATCACCAAGGACGCGCAGCAGGGCACCGCAATCTTCGACTTCGAAGATGCCGCGCCTGCGCCCTATCGCCCTCATCCGATGCTTCGCGCCGAGTCCGCAGAAATGCATCGCGCTATCGAGCTGATGCGCGCCTCAAAGCGTCCAGTCATCCTCGCCGGCCACGGCATCACGCTCTCTGGTGCCGAGCAAGAGGTCCTCAACTTCGCGGAACGCTATCATGTGCCCGTCGCCACCACATTGCTTGGCCTTGGCTCCTTCCCCGCATCGCATCCGCTGGCGCTTGGCATGATGGGCATGCACGGCGAGAGCTGGGTCAACAACGCCATCCAGCAGGCTGATCTGCTGCTCGCCTTTGGTATGCGCTTCGATGACCGCGTCACTGGCAACCTCGCCAGCTATGCTCCTCATGCGAAGAAGATTCACATCGAGATCGACCCCAGCGAGATCAACAAGAACGTCAAGGTCGATGTCGCGCTTATCGGTGATCTCAAAGAGGTGCTCAACACGATGCAGCCTCTAATCGCTGATCCCAGTTATGAGAAAGCGAGTGACCGCCACACCACCGCCGAGTGGCTGCGCGAGATTCGCGCCATGAAGGGCGACGCCGCCGTACGCGACATCATCAACCTGCCCGACAACGGCCACCTCTACGCCGCACATGTCATCAACGATATCTGGCAGGAGGCCAAGGCCGCAGGCCGCCTCGACAAGACCATCATCGCCACCGACGTAGGCCAGCACCAGATGTGGGAGGCACAGTACTACAAGCACGAAGACCCGCGTACGCTGATCACCTCCGGCGGCCTCGGCACCATGGGCTTCGCTCTACCCGCTGCCATCGGAGCAAAAATGGCGCGCCCCGACTGCGATGTCTGGTGCATCGCCGGCGACGGCGGCTTCCAGATGACTGCCGCCGAGCTCTCCACCATCCAGCAGGAGGGCCTGCACATCAACGTTGCCGTCATCAACAACGGCTTCCTTGGCATGGTACGCCAGTGGCAGGAGGCTTTCTACGACAAGAACTATGCCTGCTCGCCCATCCTCTCTCCGGACTTCGTCAAACTGGCTGACGCTCACGGCATCCCCGGCGCTCACATCACCCAGCGCAAGGATGTGACCACCACAGTCACACAGGCGCGCACAGCACCGACGGCCTTCGTCATCAACTTCTCGGTGGAGAAGGAAGATGGTGTCTACCCGATGATCGCTCCTGGTGCTGCGCTGCACGAGATGGTCCGTAGGCCCAACCCGCTGATCGAAACAGCAGAGGATGAATAA
- the ilvD gene encoding dihydroxy-acid dehydratase — MSNELDPAKKNSVVLTEGPNRAAARSYFRSVGFSKEDLHKPIIGIANTWTEVGPCNFHLRQVAEAVKQGIREAGGTPMEFNTITVHDGITMGTQGMKASLISREVIADSIELVTRANSFDGLVCIAGCDKNMPAAIMALGRLNIPGLMLYGGSIAPGKLPQKDGSTKEITILQVFEAIGSHAAGKISDDELEAVEAAACPGPGACGGQFTANTMAMAGEFLGISPIEITGVPAMSPEKAKASREAGKLVMQLARTGLTPRKIVTRKTIEDAYAAACASGGSTNAVLHLLAIAREFDIPFTMDDFNAISDRTPHICDLSPGGKYAAQDYQEAGGSRLLAKRLLDAGLIDGSQITVTGKTLAEEATHAVETPGQVVIYPVDKPLKQTGGLVILKGNLAPDGCVVKVAGHERVLHTGPARVFNSEDDCFAAVEAGKIKPNDVCVIRYEGPRGGPGMREMLAVTAAIKGIPELSETVALLTDGRFSGATRGLMVGHIAPEAYLGGPIAAVQEGDKITFDIKNRELRLEVPAEEIAKRLKEVKQPEPRFKRGVFAKYANTVSSASEGAVTT; from the coding sequence GTGAGCAACGAACTCGATCCAGCGAAGAAGAACTCCGTAGTCCTCACCGAAGGCCCTAACCGCGCGGCTGCACGCAGCTACTTCCGTAGCGTCGGCTTCAGCAAAGAAGATCTCCACAAGCCCATCATCGGCATCGCCAACACATGGACTGAGGTCGGCCCCTGCAACTTCCATCTGCGTCAGGTAGCCGAAGCCGTCAAGCAGGGCATCCGTGAAGCCGGCGGCACTCCGATGGAGTTCAACACCATCACCGTACACGACGGAATCACGATGGGCACGCAGGGCATGAAGGCGTCGCTCATCTCGCGTGAGGTCATCGCCGACTCGATCGAGCTTGTCACCCGCGCCAACTCCTTCGACGGCCTGGTCTGCATCGCCGGTTGCGACAAGAACATGCCGGCGGCCATCATGGCGCTCGGACGTCTCAATATCCCCGGCCTGATGCTCTACGGGGGCTCTATCGCTCCCGGTAAGCTGCCGCAGAAGGACGGTTCCACCAAAGAGATCACGATCCTTCAGGTCTTCGAAGCCATCGGCTCCCACGCCGCCGGAAAGATCAGCGACGACGAGCTCGAAGCCGTCGAAGCCGCAGCATGCCCCGGCCCTGGAGCCTGCGGTGGTCAGTTCACCGCAAACACCATGGCGATGGCTGGAGAGTTCCTCGGCATCTCGCCGATCGAGATCACTGGTGTCCCCGCAATGTCACCGGAGAAGGCGAAAGCCAGCCGCGAAGCCGGAAAGCTGGTGATGCAGCTCGCCCGCACCGGCCTCACTCCACGCAAGATCGTTACCCGCAAAACCATCGAGGACGCCTATGCCGCTGCTTGTGCATCGGGCGGCAGCACCAATGCCGTGCTTCACCTGCTTGCCATTGCGCGTGAGTTCGACATCCCTTTCACCATGGACGACTTCAATGCCATCAGCGACCGCACTCCTCACATCTGCGATCTCTCGCCCGGAGGCAAGTACGCCGCACAGGACTATCAGGAAGCAGGAGGCTCCCGTCTGCTCGCCAAGCGTCTGCTCGATGCAGGCCTGATCGATGGCAGCCAGATCACCGTTACCGGAAAGACCCTTGCTGAAGAGGCAACGCACGCAGTAGAGACGCCCGGACAGGTTGTGATCTATCCGGTCGACAAGCCTCTGAAGCAGACCGGCGGACTCGTCATCCTCAAGGGCAATCTTGCTCCTGATGGCTGCGTGGTCAAGGTCGCAGGCCACGAACGTGTGCTGCACACCGGCCCTGCACGTGTCTTCAACTCCGAAGATGATTGCTTCGCCGCAGTAGAAGCAGGAAAGATCAAGCCGAATGATGTCTGCGTCATCCGCTATGAGGGTCCGCGCGGTGGACCGGGTATGCGCGAGATGCTCGCCGTCACCGCAGCCATCAAAGGCATTCCTGAGCTTAGCGAGACTGTCGCGCTCCTTACCGACGGCCGCTTCTCCGGAGCCACTCGTGGCCTGATGGTCGGGCACATCGCTCCCGAGGCTTATCTTGGTGGCCCCATCGCAGCCGTGCAGGAAGGCGACAAAATCACCTTCGACATCAAAAACCGCGAGCTGCGGCTTGAGGTCCCAGCGGAAGAAATCGCCAAGCGCCTGAAGGAAGTAAAACAGCCCGAACCACGCTTCAAGCGAGGAGTCTTCGCGAAGTATGCCAATACCGTAAGCAGCGCGAGCGAAGGCGCTGTGACAACTTAA
- the ilvC gene encoding ketol-acid reductoisomerase, which translates to MAKTYHDADADLSLIQAKKVGIIGYGSQGHAHALNLKDSGVEVRVGLRPESPNADRARKAGLQVDTVANVSKWADVIMNLTPDQTAAKVHKAEIEPNLAPGKTLLFAHGFNIRFGTIVPPAGVDVALVAPKAPGHRVREVFTEGGGVPGLVAVEQNASGKALELALSYAKGIGCTRAGVLETTFTEETETDLFGEQAVLCGGTAALVKAGFETLTEAGYQPELAYFEVLHELKLIVDLMYRGGLAYMRHSISDTAEWGDYVAGPRIVTAETKKAMKKLLEEIQDGSFAKKFIEENETGRHEFARIRQQEAAHGIEKVGAELRKAMPFLDPVKVVDGAVVKA; encoded by the coding sequence ATGGCAAAGACGTATCACGACGCAGACGCAGACCTCTCCCTCATCCAGGCCAAGAAAGTCGGCATCATCGGCTACGGCTCGCAGGGCCACGCTCACGCCCTCAACCTTAAGGACTCCGGTGTTGAGGTTCGCGTAGGACTTCGCCCCGAATCTCCCAACGCCGATCGCGCCCGCAAGGCCGGCCTTCAGGTCGACACCGTGGCCAATGTTTCCAAGTGGGCCGACGTCATCATGAACCTTACGCCCGACCAGACCGCCGCGAAGGTTCACAAAGCCGAGATCGAGCCCAACCTGGCTCCTGGTAAGACTCTTCTCTTCGCGCACGGCTTCAACATCCGTTTCGGTACCATCGTTCCTCCTGCCGGAGTCGATGTCGCGCTCGTCGCTCCCAAGGCTCCCGGTCATCGCGTCCGCGAGGTCTTCACTGAAGGCGGCGGCGTTCCTGGGCTGGTTGCTGTTGAGCAGAACGCCAGCGGCAAAGCGCTCGAGCTCGCCCTCAGCTATGCCAAGGGAATTGGCTGCACCCGCGCCGGAGTTCTCGAAACCACCTTCACCGAGGAGACCGAGACCGACCTCTTCGGCGAGCAGGCCGTCCTCTGCGGAGGCACCGCCGCTCTCGTCAAGGCTGGCTTTGAGACGCTGACCGAGGCTGGCTATCAGCCCGAGCTCGCCTACTTCGAGGTGCTGCACGAGCTGAAGCTGATCGTCGACCTGATGTATCGCGGCGGCCTTGCTTATATGCGTCACTCCATCTCGGACACCGCAGAGTGGGGCGACTATGTTGCCGGCCCGCGCATCGTCACCGCTGAGACCAAGAAGGCGATGAAGAAGCTGCTCGAGGAGATCCAGGACGGGTCGTTCGCTAAGAAGTTCATCGAGGAGAACGAGACCGGCCGTCACGAGTTCGCTCGCATCCGCCAGCAGGAAGCTGCGCATGGCATCGAGAAGGTCGGCGCCGAGCTGCGTAAGGCGATGCCCTTCCTCGACCCCGTCAAGGTGGTCGATGGAGCCGTCGTCAAAGCCTAA